One window of Mediterraneibacter butyricigenes genomic DNA carries:
- a CDS encoding sugar ABC transporter ATP-binding protein, protein MAILEAKNIVKRFGGVTALSNGNITCREGKITGLLGTNGSGKSTISKIITGVYLPDGGTITYQGKEVAFRDPIEAKRAGIVMAFQNLSLIPDLTVWQNVVLSFEQRKGVFLDNQAAREKTRELIDQFVPGFDIERKVIQLNSSEKQIVEIIKAISEEPRLLILDEPTAALEQAQVKALFWYMKKLASEGVAIIFTSHRMGEIMEICDDIVVFNNGKNTGSIDFEKDGKNQDEIIGLITGDIEGTSEKHKNEDISEETKFEVKDLQYQEILKHINLSVKKGEVLGVGGLQGQGQVELMLALAGNYKKIKGQAILDGKEISLKSPKTTIREGIVFVPGDRQTEGLMMQDSVYQNMIMPKLAMKKQPLFTPVKKYQKEAEEVVKILSIKTDTIDQKVNNLSGGNQQKVVVGKWIPFDINVLLLSDPAKGVDIGAKQDLYDFVLKLAKEKGISVILYASDNEELVDYCNRVMVMYEGSIIKELSGDDITNANITKASLNLPEGERKEMEA, encoded by the coding sequence ATGGCAATACTAGAGGCGAAAAATATTGTCAAACGATTTGGTGGAGTTACAGCCCTCAGCAATGGAAATATAACATGTCGTGAGGGGAAAATTACAGGATTGCTAGGGACAAATGGTTCTGGCAAGAGTACAATTTCAAAAATAATCACAGGTGTATATCTTCCGGATGGTGGGACAATTACATATCAGGGAAAAGAAGTAGCTTTTCGGGATCCTATCGAAGCAAAAAGAGCCGGAATTGTTATGGCATTTCAAAATCTAAGTTTGATTCCGGATCTGACAGTCTGGCAGAATGTAGTTTTAAGTTTTGAACAGAGAAAAGGGGTTTTCCTTGACAACCAGGCGGCAAGGGAAAAAACACGGGAACTGATCGACCAGTTTGTTCCTGGATTCGATATCGAAAGAAAAGTGATTCAGTTAAATTCCAGTGAGAAACAGATTGTTGAAATTATAAAAGCAATTTCAGAAGAGCCAAGGCTCTTAATATTAGATGAGCCAACAGCAGCATTGGAGCAGGCACAGGTAAAGGCTTTATTCTGGTATATGAAAAAACTTGCATCAGAAGGTGTAGCAATTATTTTCACATCTCATCGAATGGGAGAGATCATGGAGATCTGTGATGACATTGTGGTATTTAATAATGGAAAAAACACCGGAAGCATTGATTTTGAAAAAGACGGGAAAAACCAGGATGAGATTATAGGATTGATTACCGGTGATATAGAGGGTACATCCGAGAAACATAAAAATGAAGACATTTCGGAAGAGACAAAATTTGAAGTGAAGGATTTGCAGTATCAGGAGATTTTGAAACATATCAATCTGTCTGTGAAAAAAGGAGAGGTTCTTGGAGTTGGAGGGTTACAGGGACAAGGACAGGTTGAACTGATGCTGGCACTAGCTGGAAATTATAAAAAAATAAAGGGGCAGGCTATATTGGATGGTAAAGAGATTTCCTTAAAATCTCCAAAGACGACCATTCGGGAAGGCATTGTATTTGTACCAGGAGACCGTCAGACCGAAGGGCTGATGATGCAGGATTCTGTGTATCAGAATATGATCATGCCAAAGCTGGCCATGAAAAAACAACCGCTTTTTACACCGGTAAAAAAATATCAGAAAGAAGCGGAAGAAGTAGTAAAGATTCTGTCGATCAAAACAGATACAATTGATCAGAAAGTAAATAATTTATCTGGAGGAAATCAACAGAAGGTTGTTGTCGGAAAATGGATTCCTTTTGATATTAATGTATTACTTCTTTCTGACCCGGCAAAAGGTGTAGACATTGGGGCAAAGCAGGACTTATATGATTTTGTATTGAAGTTGGCAAAAGAAAAAGGAATCAGCGTGATCTTATATGCCAGTGATAATG
- a CDS encoding substrate-binding domain-containing protein has product MKKRLVSVLCAVAVLSTMLVGCSGGSGDKSDKASSDSKSENVMEGDVYKIIPEGDLVVGFTSGSSGTSWRDQMIDDFKEVAEEYKADGRLKDYKIVNNTTNGDATEQANIIRDFTADPDVNIIIVDANDSTALNEAIAEAQDAGKLVVIADTGCDAPGALNVQLDHTAWMKKNAEFIATALDGKGKLININGLDGNPADNARDKGLQEVLEENPDLEVVQKASGGWDQTQAKTACAQILSTTKDIDGIITQDGMAYGCLSACEDAGILPKAMIGDPGVAFFQEWKKLMDEGADFQACAQPNPPGIAASALRIAVNMAEGKELDESKLDGNIYYYQVQSFYTQDNFDDAMKLLDGKSDDYLLDEWFDEDGVQALFK; this is encoded by the coding sequence ATGAAAAAGCGATTAGTCAGTGTATTGTGTGCAGTAGCAGTTCTGAGTACTATGTTGGTTGGCTGTTCCGGTGGTTCTGGGGATAAATCGGACAAAGCATCTTCCGATAGTAAATCAGAAAACGTGATGGAAGGCGATGTGTATAAGATTATTCCGGAAGGAGATCTGGTAGTCGGCTTTACATCCGGTTCTTCGGGAACCTCCTGGAGAGATCAGATGATCGATGACTTTAAGGAAGTTGCAGAAGAGTACAAGGCAGATGGACGGCTGAAAGATTATAAGATCGTAAATAATACAACGAATGGTGATGCAACGGAACAGGCAAACATTATTCGTGACTTTACAGCAGATCCGGATGTCAATATCATCATCGTTGATGCAAATGACAGTACGGCATTGAACGAAGCAATTGCAGAAGCTCAGGATGCAGGAAAATTGGTAGTGATTGCAGATACCGGATGTGATGCGCCGGGAGCTCTGAATGTACAGCTTGATCATACTGCATGGATGAAGAAGAATGCAGAGTTTATTGCAACTGCATTGGATGGAAAAGGTAAATTGATCAATATCAATGGTCTTGATGGAAACCCGGCAGACAACGCAAGAGATAAAGGATTGCAGGAAGTGCTTGAAGAGAATCCGGATCTTGAAGTTGTACAGAAAGCATCTGGCGGTTGGGATCAGACTCAGGCTAAAACAGCATGTGCACAGATTTTAAGCACAACAAAAGATATTGATGGTATTATCACTCAGGATGGTATGGCTTATGGATGTTTATCTGCATGTGAAGATGCAGGAATCCTTCCAAAAGCTATGATTGGTGATCCTGGTGTGGCATTCTTCCAGGAATGGAAGAAACTGATGGATGAGGGAGCAGATTTCCAGGCATGTGCACAGCCGAATCCTCCGGGAATCGCAGCATCCGCGCTGAGAATCGCTGTAAATATGGCTGAAGGTAAAGAATTAGATGAATCTAAATTAGACGGCAATATTTATTATTATCAGGTACAGTCATTCTACACACAGGATAATTTTGATGATGCAATGAAACTTCTTGATGGAAAATCAGATGATTATCTTTTAGACGAATGGTTTGATGAGGACGGCGTTCAGGCATTATTCAAATAA
- a CDS encoding GntR family transcriptional regulator, with protein sequence MDIEKLKESFEFSHTSTTPLYMQLASFFKICIQSEVLKIDEQLPTEESISKAYGISRTTVRQTMDLLIKEGYLLRVRGKGSFVIPRKLNRSINRLYSFTSDIKATGAVPSSKVLEACIVKDPPEYILGELHLPGSQKTLFKLVRLRCSDSVPILIEETYIPYYLCNGIETYSFERNSLYDVLTKQYGLNLYHATEYIEAVSLKDKEKKMLQCSCSAGFKIHRIASLESGFSFEYTTSITRGDRSRFHLDLYNTPNSEKNIKLNFF encoded by the coding sequence ATGGATATCGAAAAATTAAAGGAATCTTTTGAGTTTTCCCACACAAGTACAACTCCCTTATATATGCAGTTAGCATCGTTTTTTAAAATTTGTATCCAATCTGAAGTGTTAAAAATAGATGAGCAGCTTCCTACCGAGGAAAGCATCAGCAAAGCTTATGGCATCAGTCGCACTACCGTTCGTCAGACCATGGATCTACTGATCAAAGAAGGTTATCTGCTCCGTGTTCGAGGAAAAGGATCCTTTGTGATCCCCCGGAAACTAAACCGTTCCATCAATCGTTTGTATTCTTTTACATCCGACATTAAAGCTACCGGTGCGGTTCCTTCTTCTAAAGTATTGGAGGCTTGTATTGTAAAAGATCCACCGGAATATATTCTGGGAGAACTTCATCTTCCGGGCTCTCAGAAAACTTTATTCAAGCTTGTTCGCTTGCGATGCAGTGACTCTGTCCCGATCCTGATCGAAGAAACATATATTCCATATTATTTATGCAACGGCATCGAAACTTATTCATTTGAACGCAATTCTTTATATGATGTTCTTACTAAACAATACGGACTGAATCTTTACCATGCTACGGAATATATCGAAGCAGTTTCTCTGAAGGACAAAGAGAAAAAAATGCTTCAATGTTCCTGCTCCGCCGGATTTAAAATCCATCGAATCGCTTCTTTAGAGTCTGGATTCTCTTTTGAATATACGACTTCCATTACCCGTGGTGATCGAAGCCGCTTCCACCTG